One genomic segment of Arthrobacter sp. Marseille-P9274 includes these proteins:
- a CDS encoding M12 family metallopeptidase has translation MENTNKNHYCLIRTATGTTGNTKAALLNEARWNVTRLNVAFLEGDPGLRQRVLAVAREWTGPDMANLQFAEASDSQGDIRVAFQQGNGSWSYLGTHAQHIDAGEPTMNFGWLTPESSDDDVRRVVLHEFGHAIGLIHEHQNPQKPIDWNRAAVVADLSGPPNNWDEATIEHNIFRKYDAQQVTGTDTDSSSIMMYPIPESWTLDGFSAGLNSALSATDKEFIRSAYPW, from the coding sequence ATGGAGAACACCAACAAGAACCACTACTGCCTCATCCGGACAGCGACCGGAACGACCGGCAACACCAAGGCCGCGCTGCTCAATGAAGCGCGCTGGAACGTTACCCGCCTGAATGTCGCCTTCCTCGAGGGCGACCCCGGGCTGCGGCAGCGCGTCCTCGCCGTCGCACGTGAGTGGACGGGCCCGGACATGGCGAACCTGCAGTTCGCCGAGGCCTCGGACTCCCAGGGCGACATCCGCGTTGCCTTCCAGCAGGGCAACGGCTCCTGGTCCTATCTCGGCACCCATGCCCAGCACATCGACGCCGGCGAACCCACGATGAACTTCGGCTGGCTGACCCCGGAATCGAGCGACGACGACGTCAGGCGCGTGGTGCTGCACGAGTTCGGCCACGCCATCGGGCTGATCCACGAACACCAGAATCCGCAGAAGCCCATCGACTGGAACCGCGCGGCCGTCGTCGCCGACCTGTCCGGGCCGCCGAACAACTGGGACGAGGCGACGATCGAGCACAACATCTTCCGCAAGTACGACGCGCAGCAGGTCACCGGGACCGACACCGACAGCTCATCGATCATGATGTACCCGATCCCCGAGTCCTGGACCCTGGACGGCTTCTCCGCCGGGCTGAACAGCGCGCTCTCCGCAACGGACAAAGAGTTCATCCGCTCCGCCTATCCCTGGTGA
- a CDS encoding acyltransferase: MSLPATDPAPPKRPEFPYLDGLRGLSAVLVVLYHTYLFTGLSGESRAELPMLKEFLGWGYLGVPVFIVLSGYVLMLPVLSTPGLKFRHGVWSFIKRRGKRILPPYYAALVFSLLLIALFPVLQEKGGTQWDSKIPVTWGSTISHFLMLHDFNHHWIGKINGPLWSVAVEWHIYFLMPLLLLPLWRRIHPAIIVGALTAASFWLLAERAFGFVHPWLVALFAAGMWAAQLTMRQQTVRAAGPVFILLAAATVGCAVFRSDITLPTRGLMELMTGLAVAAGLVWLGRRAVAGRIPRGARLLQARPMLFLGLISYSVYLFHSPLLGLANLLLLPLDLSLATHWAVMTFAVMPAVLVLCWLFFLLVERHFLNTRQRHTVEAHDPAGQPDTGLEDAPAVRN; encoded by the coding sequence TTGTCGTTGCCCGCCACCGACCCTGCCCCGCCCAAGCGCCCCGAGTTTCCGTACCTGGACGGCCTCCGCGGCCTCTCGGCGGTCCTCGTCGTGCTCTACCACACCTACCTCTTCACAGGCCTCAGCGGCGAGTCCCGCGCAGAGCTGCCGATGCTCAAGGAGTTCCTGGGCTGGGGCTACCTCGGTGTCCCCGTGTTCATCGTGCTCTCGGGATACGTGCTGATGCTGCCCGTCCTCTCGACGCCGGGACTGAAGTTCCGCCACGGTGTGTGGTCCTTCATCAAGCGCCGCGGCAAACGCATCCTGCCGCCCTACTACGCCGCCCTCGTCTTCTCGCTCCTGCTGATCGCACTTTTCCCGGTCCTGCAGGAAAAGGGCGGAACCCAGTGGGACTCGAAAATCCCCGTCACGTGGGGCAGCACCATCAGCCACTTCCTGATGCTGCACGATTTCAACCACCACTGGATCGGCAAGATCAACGGTCCGCTCTGGAGCGTCGCCGTCGAATGGCACATCTATTTCCTGATGCCGCTGCTGCTCCTGCCGCTGTGGCGGCGGATCCACCCCGCAATCATCGTCGGTGCCCTCACTGCAGCGAGCTTCTGGCTGCTGGCCGAGCGCGCCTTCGGCTTCGTGCATCCCTGGCTGGTGGCCCTCTTCGCCGCCGGGATGTGGGCCGCGCAGCTGACCATGCGTCAGCAAACGGTCCGGGCCGCCGGCCCCGTCTTCATTCTCCTGGCCGCCGCTACGGTCGGCTGCGCCGTGTTCAGGTCGGACATCACGCTGCCCACCCGCGGCCTGATGGAACTGATGACCGGATTGGCCGTCGCCGCCGGCCTCGTCTGGCTGGGTCGCCGGGCCGTGGCGGGGAGGATCCCCCGCGGCGCGAGGCTCCTGCAGGCGCGCCCAATGCTCTTCCTCGGGCTGATTTCCTACAGCGTCTACCTGTTCCACAGCCCCCTCCTCGGACTGGCGAACCTGCTGCTGCTGCCGCTCGACCTGAGCCTGGCCACCCACTGGGCCGTCATGACGTTCGCCGTCATGCCGGCTGTCCTCGTCCTTTGCTGGCTCTTCTTCCTGCTGGTCGAGCGGCACTTCCTCAACACGCGCCAGCGGCACACCGTTGAGGCGCATGATCCCGCCGGGCAGCCCGACACGGGCCTTGAAGACGCGCCGGCCGTTCGGAACTAG
- a CDS encoding alpha/beta fold hydrolase: MGKHVQAGQLQIWTERVGEGPDVLLVGGLGDTVESWQLQLDRLADRYRLTAFDNRGAGRTAMPAGPLTVEAMADDAAQVLRAVGIGSAHVAGFSGGSLIAQELALRHPDLVRSLVLQSTWSAADEYMKAVFRGFRWQAELAPNERDFLEGFFVWVYTPRAHNNGMVRQFIEGAMAFPHKQATEDFLAFADACLRYESAGRLGGISVPTLVLAGGIDPMSRPELGRAVADEIPGALFEVMAGEAHQPFQEIPDVWNARVHEFWQDAERKHSGTTWS; encoded by the coding sequence ATGGGCAAGCATGTGCAGGCCGGGCAGTTGCAGATCTGGACGGAGCGGGTCGGCGAGGGCCCGGACGTGCTGCTGGTCGGGGGACTCGGGGACACCGTGGAATCATGGCAGCTCCAGCTGGACCGGCTGGCGGACCGTTACCGTTTGACCGCGTTCGACAACCGCGGGGCCGGCCGCACAGCGATGCCGGCGGGACCGCTGACCGTCGAAGCCATGGCCGACGACGCCGCGCAGGTGCTCCGGGCGGTGGGCATCGGGTCGGCCCATGTCGCCGGCTTCTCCGGCGGGAGCCTCATCGCCCAGGAACTGGCGCTGCGGCACCCCGACCTGGTGCGAAGCCTGGTGCTGCAGAGCACCTGGTCCGCGGCGGACGAATACATGAAGGCGGTGTTCCGCGGCTTCCGGTGGCAGGCAGAGCTGGCGCCGAACGAGCGCGACTTCCTGGAAGGGTTCTTCGTCTGGGTCTACACGCCCCGGGCGCACAACAACGGCATGGTCCGGCAGTTCATCGAGGGGGCCATGGCGTTCCCGCACAAGCAGGCCACCGAGGACTTCCTGGCCTTCGCTGACGCCTGCCTGCGCTACGAGTCGGCCGGGCGGCTGGGCGGAATCTCGGTGCCGACGCTGGTGCTGGCCGGCGGCATCGACCCGATGAGCCGGCCGGAGCTGGGCAGGGCCGTTGCGGACGAGATCCCCGGGGCGCTGTTCGAGGTAATGGCGGGCGAGGCGCACCAGCCGTTCCAGGAGATTCCGGACGTTTGGAATGCGCGCGTGCATGAGTTCTGGCAGGATGCGGAAAGGAAGCATTCGGGTACGACTTGGAGCTGA
- a CDS encoding PKD domain-containing protein, with protein sequence MFPAAAVTGAGGVQRVLRRVLLVLTAAMSWLSVSAFPGAGPIPLYAGTEGPPPLPPIALFEAACEDLTCFLDASASFDPDGAIVSYGWDFGDGTHGQGIAREQVFGEPGTYTIVLTVTDQSGISSAFSQTVTLQLPTGPPPAQSTSPDVVVPPPPTETTYSYSEGPVPGTETGAGSSPPLPGQAAQQILDRCFEGTLVFRPPSPMEQGETTSWSIRVALHGSDEDPSRGLPGDGPVETRTPRLCEFMRAELTGDGMDITATSGAGGLISLPAEGVGEWSWDITPREAGEKEVTLRLLAPGPEGSNIMVETYRETIDVQVRLGYVVGNAVKEWAGPLGLSVPVVVGAIGALYLWWQRRRYKPKHAPASGTSAPPSR encoded by the coding sequence GTGTTCCCTGCAGCAGCCGTGACGGGGGCGGGCGGAGTGCAACGTGTGCTCCGCAGGGTCCTGCTTGTGCTCACGGCCGCCATGTCCTGGCTGTCCGTGTCCGCTTTTCCCGGCGCCGGCCCGATCCCGCTTTACGCCGGGACCGAAGGTCCGCCGCCGCTGCCGCCGATCGCGCTCTTCGAAGCCGCGTGCGAGGACCTGACCTGCTTCCTCGATGCCTCCGCTTCCTTCGATCCGGACGGGGCCATCGTTTCCTACGGCTGGGACTTCGGGGACGGAACCCACGGCCAAGGCATCGCGAGGGAACAGGTATTCGGTGAGCCGGGGACCTACACAATCGTGCTGACCGTTACCGACCAGTCCGGGATTTCCTCGGCCTTCAGCCAGACCGTGACGCTGCAGCTGCCCACCGGGCCCCCGCCTGCGCAAAGCACGTCGCCTGATGTCGTTGTCCCGCCGCCTCCGACCGAAACCACATATTCCTATTCCGAGGGCCCGGTCCCAGGCACAGAAACGGGAGCAGGCAGCAGCCCGCCCCTTCCGGGACAGGCCGCCCAGCAAATCCTGGACCGCTGCTTCGAGGGCACGCTCGTGTTCCGGCCGCCGTCGCCAATGGAGCAGGGCGAAACTACGTCCTGGTCGATCCGCGTGGCGCTTCACGGCTCGGACGAGGACCCGTCACGGGGCCTGCCCGGCGATGGGCCGGTGGAGACCCGGACACCTCGGCTGTGCGAGTTTATGCGGGCTGAACTGACCGGAGATGGCATGGACATCACAGCGACCAGCGGCGCGGGCGGACTGATCTCGCTCCCGGCGGAAGGCGTGGGCGAGTGGAGTTGGGACATCACGCCGCGCGAAGCCGGGGAGAAGGAGGTGACGCTGCGGCTGCTGGCTCCGGGACCGGAAGGCAGTAACATCATGGTCGAGACGTACCGGGAAACCATTGACGTGCAGGTGCGGCTCGGCTACGTCGTGGGCAACGCGGTCAAGGAATGGGCCGGACCGCTCGGTTTAAGCGTTCCCGTGGTGGTCGGTGCGATCGGCGCGCTCTACCTGTGGTGGCAGCGGCGGCGCTACAAGCCCAAGCACGCCCCGGCCTCCGGTACATCCGCACCGCCTAGTCGATGA
- a CDS encoding alpha/beta fold hydrolase translates to MSELRVKGVALYYEEHGAGTPILCIHGTGSSAKVWGSAVDKLAGRGRTIAYDRRGCTRSERPDPYELTSVEEHADDAAALLQELHAAPAIVIGRSYGGEIALNLVERYPGFVRALVLLEPAILTLTAEAHSWEGALVDNVLLAAGSGGPQAGAECFYREILGAHGWAALPDELRTMVLDNAPAILAELKGGSSRPNEGILTQLHKPVLIVSSAESPPPFRAVDEVLADLIPGAVHEIVEGGHLIDAAGPKVLRFLDEHMDATEPRRDNRA, encoded by the coding sequence ATGAGTGAGCTTCGTGTGAAGGGCGTGGCCCTGTACTACGAGGAGCACGGAGCGGGCACGCCGATTCTGTGCATTCACGGTACCGGCAGTTCCGCGAAAGTGTGGGGCTCAGCCGTGGACAAGCTCGCCGGGCGCGGGCGCACCATCGCCTACGACCGGCGCGGCTGCACGCGCAGCGAACGGCCCGATCCGTACGAGCTGACCTCCGTGGAGGAGCATGCCGACGATGCGGCCGCGCTGTTGCAGGAACTCCATGCGGCGCCGGCAATCGTGATCGGCCGCAGCTACGGCGGGGAGATCGCCCTCAATCTGGTCGAGCGGTATCCGGGGTTCGTCCGGGCGCTGGTCCTGCTGGAGCCGGCCATCCTCACCCTCACGGCGGAGGCGCACTCGTGGGAAGGCGCGCTGGTGGACAACGTGCTCCTGGCCGCCGGGTCCGGCGGTCCGCAAGCCGGGGCCGAATGCTTCTACCGGGAGATCCTGGGCGCCCACGGATGGGCAGCGCTGCCCGACGAGTTGCGCACGATGGTGCTGGACAATGCGCCGGCTATCCTGGCCGAGCTGAAGGGCGGCTCCTCCCGGCCGAACGAAGGGATCCTGACACAGCTGCACAAGCCGGTGCTGATCGTTTCCAGCGCCGAGTCGCCGCCGCCGTTCCGGGCCGTTGACGAGGTCCTCGCGGACCTGATCCCCGGGGCAGTCCACGAGATCGTGGAGGGCGGGCACTTGATCGATGCGGCCGGTCCGAAGGTGCTGCGGTTCCTGGACGAGCACATGGACGCCACGGAACCGCGGCGGGATAATCGGGCGTAG
- a CDS encoding sensor histidine kinase, whose product MRPPRFPASVTPVLEALGLLLLYGLDLAVSWDFSSAPSWLDPWAVPLLGLAVYLPLLWRRRRPLLVLALSVLASIGFALLVPHTVLMLGPFVALYSVARHTRLRPAYAGLGMALVLVAANVLAQLEFVRPEEAGQLVLVSGLLGTMMTVAAFAAGRWGRSAARQRRIQAQLAAADERSRIARELHDVVAHSVSLMVLQAAGAGRLLQSDPDRARTALRHVDELGAQAISELRRMLGLLVPSDPVEAEGEAAAAAGRLGELPGLVQELRAAGREVEFAVEGQPAALPAETGTAVFRVAQEALTNAVKYADPQRPVELRLAWSDKGLGLAVRSYGSRGGSGRPAGTGHGIGGMRQRAESVGGVLEAGTTPEGGFLVSATFPAAGRATPGRPRRQHWGPRMARAAGGRS is encoded by the coding sequence ATGCGCCCGCCGCGGTTCCCTGCCAGCGTGACGCCGGTGCTGGAGGCGCTGGGGCTGTTGCTGCTGTACGGGCTGGACCTGGCGGTGTCCTGGGATTTCAGCTCCGCGCCGTCCTGGCTGGACCCGTGGGCGGTGCCCCTGCTCGGGCTGGCCGTCTACCTGCCGCTGCTGTGGCGGCGGAGGCGGCCGCTGCTGGTGCTCGCGCTGTCGGTGCTGGCCAGCATCGGGTTCGCGCTGCTGGTTCCGCATACGGTCCTCATGCTCGGGCCATTCGTGGCGTTGTATTCGGTGGCCCGGCACACGCGGCTGCGGCCGGCCTATGCGGGGCTGGGCATGGCCTTGGTGCTGGTGGCGGCGAACGTCCTGGCCCAGCTGGAGTTTGTGCGGCCGGAGGAGGCCGGACAGCTGGTCCTGGTCAGCGGGCTGCTGGGCACGATGATGACGGTGGCGGCGTTCGCGGCCGGACGGTGGGGGCGCAGCGCGGCACGCCAGCGGCGCATCCAGGCACAGTTGGCGGCGGCGGACGAGCGCAGCAGGATTGCCCGCGAACTCCACGACGTGGTGGCGCACTCGGTCAGCCTGATGGTGCTGCAGGCCGCGGGAGCCGGCCGGTTGCTGCAGAGCGATCCGGACCGGGCAAGGACCGCGCTGCGGCACGTGGATGAGCTCGGCGCACAGGCGATTTCCGAGCTGCGCCGGATGCTCGGCCTGCTGGTGCCCTCGGATCCCGTGGAAGCGGAGGGCGAGGCGGCGGCAGCGGCCGGGCGGCTGGGCGAGCTGCCGGGCCTGGTGCAGGAGTTGCGGGCGGCCGGGCGCGAGGTCGAGTTCGCTGTGGAAGGCCAACCGGCTGCCCTGCCGGCGGAAACCGGGACAGCGGTGTTCCGGGTGGCGCAGGAGGCGCTGACGAACGCGGTCAAGTACGCGGACCCGCAGCGCCCGGTGGAGCTCCGGCTCGCGTGGAGCGACAAGGGGCTGGGGCTGGCCGTACGGAGCTACGGCAGCCGGGGCGGCAGCGGGCGTCCGGCGGGAACCGGCCACGGGATCGGCGGCATGCGGCAGCGCGCGGAGTCCGTGGGCGGCGTGCTGGAGGCGGGGACGACGCCGGAGGGCGGCTTCCTGGTCTCCGCTACCTTCCCCGCGGCGGGGCGGGCAACGCCGGGCCGGCCGCGGCGGCAGCATTGGGGGCCGCGGATGGCCCGTGCGGCGGGAGGCAGGTCCTGA
- a CDS encoding zinc-binding dehydrogenase — protein sequence MRASVLYSAGLPRPYADSKPLVLEDLDAPAPRAGELAVDISYSSLCHSDLSVVDGVRVRPLPMALGHEAVGRVAAVGEGVADVQVGDHVVLVFVPSCGACKLCRAGRPALCPKAAEANGSGDLLHGPALLRTRQGERINHHLGVSAFADHAVVARESVVVIDDDVPDEVAAMFGCAVLTGMGAVANTAQVQAGQSVAVFGLGAVGLAAVMAAKLAGASAVVAIDPNTAKHPLALEAGATHAGVPDEAAELIRQTTGEDGADVAIEAAGSARVLAACLEVTNRGGAAVAVGLPHPSQELTVPALQFAGAGKRLLGSYMGDAVPGRDIPLYLEHWRAGRLPVELLHTDTRPLAELNEGLDALAAGDVVRRLFTP from the coding sequence ATGCGCGCGTCTGTCCTCTACTCGGCCGGCCTGCCCCGGCCCTACGCCGACTCGAAGCCGCTGGTGCTGGAGGACCTGGACGCACCCGCGCCTCGGGCCGGCGAGCTCGCCGTCGACATCAGCTACTCGAGCCTGTGCCACTCGGACCTGTCCGTGGTGGACGGAGTGCGGGTGCGGCCGCTGCCGATGGCGCTTGGCCACGAGGCCGTGGGCCGGGTGGCCGCCGTCGGGGAGGGCGTGGCCGATGTCCAGGTGGGGGACCATGTGGTGCTGGTCTTCGTGCCGAGCTGCGGCGCCTGCAAGCTGTGCCGGGCCGGGCGGCCGGCGCTGTGCCCGAAAGCGGCCGAGGCCAACGGCAGCGGAGACCTGCTCCACGGCCCTGCGCTGCTGCGCACGCGGCAGGGGGAACGGATCAACCACCACCTGGGAGTCTCGGCCTTCGCCGACCACGCCGTGGTGGCGCGGGAGTCCGTGGTGGTGATCGACGACGACGTGCCCGACGAAGTTGCGGCAATGTTCGGCTGCGCCGTGCTCACCGGCATGGGCGCGGTGGCCAACACGGCCCAGGTGCAGGCCGGGCAGTCGGTCGCCGTGTTCGGGCTCGGCGCCGTCGGACTGGCGGCCGTGATGGCGGCGAAGCTGGCCGGCGCCTCCGCGGTGGTGGCCATCGACCCGAACACCGCGAAGCATCCGCTGGCGCTGGAAGCCGGGGCCACGCACGCGGGCGTCCCGGACGAGGCGGCGGAGCTGATCCGGCAGACCACGGGGGAGGACGGTGCCGATGTTGCGATCGAGGCCGCCGGTTCCGCCCGCGTACTCGCAGCCTGCCTCGAGGTGACTAACCGCGGCGGGGCGGCCGTCGCCGTCGGCCTTCCGCACCCGTCCCAGGAACTGACGGTGCCCGCGCTGCAGTTCGCCGGAGCCGGCAAGCGGCTGCTCGGCTCCTACATGGGCGACGCGGTGCCCGGCCGGGACATCCCGCTCTACCTGGAGCACTGGCGCGCCGGGCGGCTGCCGGTCGAGCTGCTGCATACGGACACGCGGCCGCTCGCCGAGCTGAACGAAGGCCTCGATGCCCTGGCCGCCGGCGACGTGGTGCGCAGGCTCTTCACCCCCTGA
- a CDS encoding response regulator transcription factor — MAAPEDGVIRVLLADDEALVRGGLAMLLEAEPDITVAGEAKDGAEAVELAARIQPDVVVMDIRMPRMDGVEATLQLSSDAFLDKVETVPAVLVLTTFGDDEAVRTALRSGASGFILKSSAPGVLSDAIRALAAGGGWLDPAVTRGLLADFARRPDVRAPGPAELAQLTKRERDVLTVAAHGLSNAEIAAHLFLSEATVKTHMHRIFLKLGITDRAQAVAAAYKSGLVRSEDTL; from the coding sequence ATGGCTGCGCCGGAGGACGGCGTCATCCGGGTCCTGCTGGCCGATGACGAGGCGCTCGTCCGGGGAGGACTGGCGATGCTGCTGGAGGCCGAGCCGGACATCACCGTCGCGGGAGAGGCAAAGGACGGGGCAGAGGCGGTGGAACTGGCCGCCCGGATCCAGCCGGACGTCGTCGTGATGGATATCCGCATGCCCCGGATGGACGGTGTGGAAGCAACCCTACAGCTGAGCTCGGATGCGTTCCTGGACAAGGTGGAGACGGTACCGGCCGTGCTGGTGCTGACCACGTTTGGCGACGACGAGGCAGTCCGCACCGCCCTGCGCTCGGGCGCCTCCGGTTTCATCCTGAAGAGCTCGGCTCCCGGGGTGCTGAGTGACGCCATCCGCGCGCTCGCGGCGGGAGGCGGCTGGCTGGATCCGGCGGTCACCCGCGGGCTGCTGGCCGATTTCGCCCGCAGGCCGGACGTGCGGGCACCCGGACCGGCCGAGCTGGCGCAGCTGACCAAGCGGGAGCGGGATGTGCTGACCGTGGCAGCGCACGGGCTCAGCAATGCCGAAATCGCCGCACATCTGTTCCTGAGTGAGGCGACGGTCAAGACCCACATGCACCGGATTTTCCTCAAGCTCGGCATCACCGACCGCGCCCAGGCCGTCGCCGCCGCCTACAAGAGCGGGCTCGTCCGCTCCGAAGACACGCTGTAG
- a CDS encoding caspase family protein, whose amino-acid sequence MADYAVVVGIARYPKFAAPGGSADLQGPDTDAVDIRDWLIAPDGGALSPENVRLIRSADFDPPQPEEPQPEEAKIRRALTWIEEETAQTMGGRLYLYFSGHGFAPVLEEGALFTAEATLTVPSYVYAYDWMRNFRKALRFREYVLWMDCCMTHQQTIPVSSVPIRAGSGTGVPGPAFVAVAAQTKSALEHTMPDGRVHGVFSYTLLQGLRGGATDEHGRITGESLKAFLHDTMPQFLPRQARSSSAVDLHPFIRADAGIIFRRLRSRPTYPVRLDLPAAAGQRLKIWTGRPHAAIVDQKHTGSFWQGELARGLYVAEIPDLGIRHGFQVTGAGALELTLGTAGRRVRPPHPTELYGIDVEAKNAAATISVLDHNLNRIFSDTGELHEFDAPGVYKIRIELGRDISAVIEDVVLLDDNLAAAYATPAVPSPAPIPGSAMTREAHVEPFVKAAARQPGAAAGPSGPTLSVLARYWLEPNGPRGEPGHPMEGLELISPSGDVVANLLEESELQQGPADDPVAVWERSIEPGPYFLRHTFHSGRTGEATVMACAGWVTQIALQRSPALLVPGVPENDIVPIVDAAVFMRPASGAAKAPGEASKEDQVIETARLALAQGRDLLGKTHGAGLQNLLLEEYEDPIAGIIGGYLLLIAMEGAQGGTAGQHEQLDAAVVRLRQKIPGFHPDIAALSLRCLDPGLVWREPFPVPPIFKYGWKLLTQASYTGPALIPDELWQRVHAVTNFGPFLTWAADPGAKLLHARQLARWVKDNAPQDDEEAARRLLIPASAAATILKGHRV is encoded by the coding sequence GTGGCCGATTACGCCGTCGTCGTCGGAATTGCCCGGTACCCGAAGTTCGCGGCGCCCGGCGGGAGCGCGGACCTGCAGGGCCCGGACACGGATGCGGTCGACATCCGCGACTGGCTCATCGCGCCCGACGGCGGCGCGCTCAGTCCCGAAAACGTCCGGCTGATCCGGTCCGCGGACTTCGATCCGCCGCAGCCGGAGGAGCCCCAGCCGGAGGAGGCGAAGATCCGCCGGGCCCTGACCTGGATCGAGGAGGAGACCGCGCAGACCATGGGCGGGCGGCTCTACCTGTATTTCTCGGGCCACGGGTTCGCGCCCGTGCTGGAGGAAGGGGCGCTCTTCACCGCCGAGGCCACCCTGACCGTCCCGTCGTACGTCTATGCCTACGACTGGATGCGCAACTTCCGGAAGGCGCTGCGCTTCCGCGAATACGTGCTCTGGATGGACTGCTGCATGACCCACCAGCAGACCATCCCGGTCAGCAGCGTCCCGATCCGCGCCGGCAGCGGCACCGGCGTACCGGGGCCGGCCTTCGTGGCCGTGGCGGCGCAGACGAAGAGTGCGCTGGAACATACCATGCCCGACGGCAGGGTCCACGGGGTCTTCAGCTACACCTTGCTGCAGGGGCTGCGCGGCGGTGCCACCGACGAGCACGGCAGGATCACCGGGGAAAGCCTGAAGGCCTTCCTGCATGACACCATGCCGCAGTTCCTGCCCCGGCAGGCCCGCAGTTCCTCGGCCGTGGACCTGCATCCGTTCATCCGCGCCGATGCGGGCATCATCTTCCGGCGGCTCCGCAGCCGCCCCACCTACCCGGTGCGCCTGGACCTGCCTGCGGCGGCAGGCCAAAGGCTGAAGATCTGGACCGGCCGGCCGCACGCGGCCATTGTGGACCAGAAGCACACGGGCAGTTTCTGGCAGGGCGAGCTGGCCCGGGGACTGTACGTCGCCGAGATTCCCGACCTCGGCATCCGGCACGGCTTCCAGGTGACGGGGGCCGGTGCGCTGGAGCTGACCCTCGGCACCGCCGGCCGCCGCGTGCGCCCGCCCCATCCCACCGAGCTGTACGGCATCGACGTCGAGGCGAAGAACGCGGCGGCGACGATCTCGGTCCTGGACCACAACCTGAACCGGATCTTTTCCGACACCGGCGAACTGCACGAATTCGATGCGCCCGGCGTCTACAAGATCCGGATCGAACTCGGACGCGACATTTCCGCCGTGATCGAGGACGTGGTCCTCCTCGACGACAACCTGGCCGCCGCCTATGCCACACCTGCGGTGCCCTCACCGGCGCCGATCCCGGGCAGCGCGATGACCCGCGAGGCCCACGTCGAACCCTTCGTCAAGGCGGCCGCGCGCCAGCCGGGTGCAGCGGCCGGTCCCTCCGGGCCGACCCTCTCGGTCCTCGCGCGCTACTGGCTGGAGCCTAACGGGCCGCGCGGCGAACCCGGCCACCCGATGGAGGGCTTGGAACTTATTTCCCCCTCCGGCGATGTGGTCGCCAACCTGCTGGAGGAAAGCGAGTTGCAGCAGGGTCCGGCCGACGACCCCGTGGCCGTGTGGGAACGCAGCATCGAGCCCGGCCCGTACTTCCTGCGCCACACCTTCCACAGCGGCCGGACCGGCGAGGCGACGGTGATGGCCTGCGCCGGCTGGGTCACGCAGATCGCCCTGCAGCGCTCCCCCGCGCTGCTCGTGCCGGGCGTTCCGGAAAACGACATCGTTCCCATTGTCGACGCGGCCGTTTTCATGCGTCCCGCTTCAGGCGCCGCCAAAGCTCCGGGGGAGGCTTCCAAGGAAGACCAGGTGATCGAGACGGCCCGCCTGGCGCTGGCCCAGGGCCGCGACCTGCTGGGCAAGACACACGGCGCCGGGCTGCAGAACCTGCTGCTGGAGGAATACGAAGATCCCATCGCCGGAATCATCGGTGGCTACCTGCTGCTCATTGCCATGGAGGGCGCGCAGGGCGGAACCGCGGGCCAGCACGAGCAGCTGGATGCCGCCGTGGTGCGGCTCCGGCAGAAAATTCCGGGCTTCCACCCCGACATCGCGGCATTGTCGCTGCGCTGCCTCGACCCGGGACTCGTGTGGCGTGAACCGTTCCCCGTGCCGCCGATTTTCAAGTACGGCTGGAAGCTGCTCACCCAGGCCAGCTATACCGGTCCCGCGCTCATCCCGGACGAACTCTGGCAGCGCGTGCATGCCGTGACCAACTTCGGCCCCTTCCTGACCTGGGCGGCAGACCCCGGGGCAAAGCTGCTCCACGCGCGCCAGCTGGCCCGCTGGGTCAAGGACAATGCGCCGCAGGATGACGAGGAAGCCGCACGCAGGCTGCTGATTCCGGCGTCCGCAGCCGCCACCATCCTCAAAGGGCACCGTGTTTGA
- a CDS encoding exodeoxyribonuclease VII small subunit, with amino-acid sequence MDNAQGRQDLTREIDERRESIRAYLRRARPKRSLLTNISIIASATAAALTAGPGFGQDGFNNAIASIFSLPDSAVVWQVICVLASILSLAAAICTGLANSHNTAERISTAESASAQLEGLLAALKYGQLPLDEAVRLYQEYSSKAAFID; translated from the coding sequence ATGGACAACGCGCAAGGCCGCCAGGACCTGACCCGGGAAATCGACGAGCGCCGTGAAAGCATCAGGGCGTACCTGCGCCGTGCGCGGCCGAAACGCAGCCTTCTGACCAACATCAGCATCATCGCAAGCGCCACGGCCGCCGCCTTGACCGCCGGTCCCGGCTTCGGCCAGGACGGCTTCAATAATGCGATAGCGAGTATCTTCTCCCTACCGGACAGCGCCGTCGTCTGGCAGGTCATCTGCGTGCTGGCCTCGATCCTTTCGCTGGCTGCTGCCATCTGCACCGGGCTGGCGAATTCCCACAACACGGCGGAGCGAATCTCCACCGCCGAATCTGCCAGCGCGCAGCTCGAGGGCTTGTTGGCGGCGCTCAAGTACGGGCAACTTCCCCTGGACGAGGCCGTGCGGCTCTACCAGGAGTACAGCTCCAAGGCAGCCTTCATCGACTAG